From a region of the Danio aesculapii chromosome 4, fDanAes4.1, whole genome shotgun sequence genome:
- the ifng1r gene encoding interferon gamma related, translated as MDSWLNMVLLCGLLWIASLQTTSAYRFRRSRSENPILNTNIEKLKAHYNTLAKDWVGKSVFVSHLDQLNSRPTCTCQAVLLEGMLSIYEDIFQDMMNKSDNKEVRDDLKEVINEVKKLKHKYNEEHKLWRELQDIHSVKAKNGTIQERALNDFLKVYYRASTEKRHLHMS; from the exons atggaTTCCTGGCTCAACATGGTGCTACTCTGTGGACTTTTGTGGATAGCATCTCTTCAGACAACGAGCGCATACAGATTTCGACGGTCCAGGAGCGAGAACCCGATTCTGAACACAAATATCGAGAAACTAAAAGCACATTAT AACACGCTTGCAAAGGATTGGGTTGGAAAATCTGTTTTTGTTTCTCATCTGGACCAGCTGAAT TCTAGGCCAACCTGCACCTGCCAGGCTGTGTTGCTTGAAGGAATGCTGAGCATCTATGAAGACATTTTCCAAGACATGATGAACAAGTCAGACAATAAAGAAGTGAGAGACGATCTTAAAGAAGTAATTAATGAGGTGAAAAAGTTGAAGCACAAGTACAATGAAGAACATAAATTATGGAGGGAGCTCCAGGATATTCACTCAGTCAAG GCGAAAAATGGAACAATCCAAGAAAGAGCATTAAATGACTTCCTGAAGGTGTATTATCGGGCCTCCACAGAAAAACGGCATTTACACATGTCTTAG